The window GCGGGGCTCGCCGGCCTGGCGGTCGCCGCCGTCGGCGTGAGCCTCGCGCCGACCTACGGTGCGTTGCTGGCGGCGGCCGCGCTGCTCGGGGCGGCGTACTCGACGGCGATGCCCGCGACGAACCGCGCCATCGGGGCGAGCGCGCCGCCCGGCCGCGCGAACCTCGCGATGGGGCTCAAGCAGGTCGGCGTCACCGCCGGGAGCGGGCTGGCATCGGGCGTCTTCGCCGCGGTCGCGGCGACGACCCTCGTCACCTGGGTCGCGGGCTTCCGTGCGGTCGCCGCGCTCGGGGTCCTCGCGGCCGCCGGCTTCGCGCTCGTGTACGACGGTCGCCCGGGCAGCGGGCGGCTCGCGACGCCGGACCTCCGTGGGCTCGGTGACAACCGCTCGTACGTCCTGCTCGTGGCTGCGGGCTTCTTCCTCGGTGCGGCCATCTTCGCCGCGCTGGGCTACGTCATCCTCTACGTCGACGAGGGTGTCGGCGCGACGGTCGCGCTCGGTGGGCTCGTGCTCGGTGCGACGCAGGTGACCGGCAGCGTCGGTCGGGTGCTGGCCGGCGACCTCGCGGACCGCCTGGGCGGCGCCTACGGTGCGGCGACCGTCACGCTCGGGCAGGCCGCCGCCGCGTTCGTGCTGTTCGGCGTCCTCGCCGCCGGGGTCGAGTCGGTGCTCGTCGCCGGGGCCGTCCTGCTCGGCATCGGTATCTCGGTGCTGGGCTCGACGGGCGTGTTCTACTCCTGCCTCGCCGGCCTCGTCGACGACGAGGACATCGGCGCGGCGACGGCCGCCGGACAGACCAGCATCAACGCCGGCGGGATGGTCGCACCGCCCGCCTTCGGCTTCCTCGCGGACACGGCGGGCTACGGGACGGCGTGGCTGCTCCCGACGGCGTGCATGCTCGCGGCGGTCGTACTGCTGGCGGGCGTGCGGCGGACGGCGTGAGGACGAAACATTTCTGTGCTTGCCTCGAACGCCGCCG of the Haloglomus salinum genome contains:
- a CDS encoding MFS transporter translates to MSTDTADGTDAPATEPTGGAHDTARGWGPVAAIAGWQTAASACYYSLFAATGLLKPAFDLSGATVGLFLTVGLLGYTLALFPTGALVDGFGERRVMLAGLAGLAVAAVGVSLAPTYGALLAAAALLGAAYSTAMPATNRAIGASAPPGRANLAMGLKQVGVTAGSGLASGVFAAVAATTLVTWVAGFRAVAALGVLAAAGFALVYDGRPGSGRLATPDLRGLGDNRSYVLLVAAGFFLGAAIFAALGYVILYVDEGVGATVALGGLVLGATQVTGSVGRVLAGDLADRLGGAYGAATVTLGQAAAAFVLFGVLAAGVESVLVAGAVLLGIGISVLGSTGVFYSCLAGLVDDEDIGAATAAGQTSINAGGMVAPPAFGFLADTAGYGTAWLLPTACMLAAVVLLAGVRRTA